A single window of Anopheles moucheti chromosome 2, idAnoMoucSN_F20_07, whole genome shotgun sequence DNA harbors:
- the LOC128299536 gene encoding probable methylcrotonoyl-CoA carboxylase beta chain, mitochondrial gives MSPKRESTIRIQESQLDKISWSTAKNHYTSKGKLLARDRINRLVDPGSPFLELSTLAAHEMYGKDVVNSAGIVTGIGRVQGVECVIVANDATVKGGTYYPVTVKKHLRAQEIAQENNLPCIYLVDSGGANLPRQADVFPDKMHFGRIFYNQANMSARGIPQIAVVMGSCTAGGAYVPAMADESIIVKRQGTIFLAGPPLVKAATGEVVSAEDLGGADLHCRTSGVTDHYAVDDEHALYLARQVVKNLNRPGSANYDELAGSNTVTMMERDGLTFGSEPEPPRYPASNLYGIVGSNLIEPLLGCVLCPTAQLPRGSSRLQKRKLATS, from the exons ATGTCTCCTAAAAGAGA GTCAACAATCCGTATCCAGGAATCTCAGCTAgacaaaatcagctggtccactgcgaaaaaccactatacctcGAAGGGAAAGCTGCTGGCGCGTGATCGTATAAACCGTCTCGTCGATCCTGGCTCTCCATTTCTCGAGCTTTCGACGCTGGCCGCACATGAGATGTACGGCAAGGATGTCGTCAACTCGGCCGGCATCGTAACCGGCATCGGTAGAGTGCAGGGTGTGGAGTGTGTGATCGTGGCAAACGATGCCACTGTGAAGGGTGGCACATACTATCCGGTCACGGTGAAAAAGCACTTGCGCGCGCAAGAGATCGCTCAGGAGAACAATCTTCCGTGTATTTACTTGGTAGATTCGGGTGGCGCAAACTTGCCCCGTCAGGCCGACGTCTTCCCGGACAAGATGCATTTCGGAAGGATTTTTTACAATCAGGCCAATATGTCAGCTCGCGGTATCCCGCAGATCGCTGTCGTTATGGGTAGCTGCACGGCCGGTGGTGCCTACGTGCCAGCGATGGCCGACGAAAGTATTATCGTGAAACGGCAGGGCACGATCTTTCTGGCAGGTCCTCCGCTTGTTAAGGCTGCCACCGGGGAGGTAGTGTCGGCGGAAGATCTAGGTGGGGCGGATCTACACTGTCGTACGTCCGGTGTAACCGATCATTACGCGGTGGATGATGAGCATGCCCTGTACCTTGCACGGCAGGTGGTAAAGAATTTGAACCGTCCGGGAAGTGCGAACTACGACGAGCTTGCCGGCAGCAACACGGTGACAATGATGGAACGGGATGGGCTTACCTTTGGCTCGGAACCGGAACCACCGCGTTATCCGGCGTCCAATTTGTACGGCATCGTTGGATCGAACCTGATCGAGCCGCTGTTAGGATGTGTGCTCTGTCCAACAGCTCAGCTACCTCGTGGTTCATCAAGACTTCAGAAAAGAAAGCTAGCGACCTCGTAA
- the LOC128296696 gene encoding probable methylcrotonoyl-CoA carboxylase beta chain, mitochondrial, with translation MLSKARVLFSRTLAHQGTVAKVLGPQCYRSVHVSEANVLATEVNRQSAEFKENYGQMSDLVSNLKRVTEDVLTGGGSEAIKRHTSKGKLLARDRINRLVDPGSPFLELSTLAAHEMYGKDVVNSAGIVTGIGRVQGVECVIVANDATVKGGTYYPVTVKKHLRAQEIAQENNLPCIYLVDSGGANLPRQADVFPDKMHFGRIFYNQANMSARGIPQIAVVMGSCTAGGAYVPAMADESIIVKRQGTIFLAGPPLVKAATGEVVSAEDLGGADLHCRTSGVTDHYAVDDEHALYLARQVVKNLNRPGSANYDELAGSNTVTMMERDGLTFGSEPEPPRYPASDLYGIVGSNLTKTFDVREVIARIVDGSRFTEFKKFYGETIVCGYARLYGQLVGIVGNNGVLFSESALKGAHFIQLCAQKRIPLLFLQNITGFMVGRDAEAGGIAKNGAKMVTAVACANVPKLTLIIGGSYGAGNYGMCGRAYSPRFLYMWPNSRISVMGGSQAAGVLAQITEEQYRRTGREWTEEIGNRIKAPIVQQFEAEGSPYYSTARLWDDGIIDPVDTRRVLGLSLQAALNQPVGETRFGVFRM, from the exons ATGTTATCCAAGGCACGCGTTCTATTTTCCCGCACATTAGCCCACCAGGGAACGGTGGCTAAAGTGCTCGGTCCGCAATGTTACCGATCCGTGCACGTTTCTGAAGCGAATGTGCTAGCAACGGAAGTAAATCGCCAGTCAGCAGAATTCAAG GAAAACTATGGACAAATGAGCGATTTGGTCAGTAACCTGAAACGTGTCACCGAAGATGTCCTTACGGGTGGTGGATCGGAAGCAATCAAAAGGCACACGTCGAAGGGAAAGCTGCTGGCGCGTGATCGTATAAACCGTCTCGTCGATCCTGGCTCTCCTTTTCTCGAGCTTTCGACGCTAGCCGCACACGAGATGTACGGCAAGGATGTCGTCAACTCGGCCGGCATCGTAACCGGCATCGGTAGAGTGCAGGGTGTGGAGTGTGTGATCGTGGCAAACGATGCCACTGTGAAGGGTGGCACATACTATCCGGTCACGGTGAAAAAGCACTTGCGCGCGCAAGAGATCGCTCAGGAGAACAATCTTCCGTGTATTTACTTGGTAGATTCGGGTGGCGCAAACTTGCCCCGTCAGGCCGACGTCTTCCCGGACAAGATGCATTTCGGAAGGATTTTTTACAATCAGGCCAATATGTCAGCTCGCGGTATCCCGCAGATCGCTGTCGTTATGGGTAGCTGCACGGCCGGTGGTGCCTACGTGCCAGCGATGGCCGACGAAAGTATTATCGTGAAACGGCAGGGCACGATCTTTCTGGCAGGTCCTCCGCTTGTTAAGGCTGCCACCGGGGAGGTAGTGTCGGCGGAAGATCTAGGTGGGGCGGATCTACACTGTCGTACGTCCGGTGTAACCGATCATTACGCGGTGGATGATGAACATGCCCTGTACCTTGCACGGCAGGTGGTAAAGAATTTGAACCGTCCCGGAAGTGCGAACTACGACGAGCTTGCCGGCAGCAACACGGTGACAATGATGGAACGGGATGGGCTTACCTTTGGCTCGGAACCGGAACCACCGCGTTATCCGGCGTCCGATTTGTACGGCATCGTTGGATCGAACCTGACGAAAACGTTTGACGTGCGGGAGGTGATCGCACGGATTGTCGACGGAAGTCGTTTTACCGAGTTCAAGAAGTTCTACGGTGAAACGATCGTGTGTGGGTATGCCCGACTGTATGGCCAGCTGGTCGGTATCGTGGGCAACAATGGGGTTCTGTTTTCCGAGAGTGCCCTCAAGGGAGCGCACTTCATCCAGCTGTGTGCGCAGAAGCGCATTCCGTTGCTCTTTTTGCAGAACATTACCGGGTTCATGGTGGGACGCGATGCGGAAGCCGGTGGTATCGCAAAAAACGGTGCCAAGATGGTGACGGCTGTCGCCTGTGCCAATGTACCAAAATTGACGCTCATCATAGGTGGGTCGTACGGTGCCGGTAATTATGGCATGTGCGGACGTGCATATTCACCCCGATTCCTGTACATGTGGCCAAACAGTCGCATTTCTGTGATGGGTGGTTCGCAAGCGGCCGGTGTGCTGGCGCAGATTACCGAGGAACAATACCGTAGAACGGGTCGCGAATGGACGGAGGAGATTGGCAACCGGATCAAGGCACCGATCGTGCAACAGTTCGAAGCGGAAGGTTCACCATACTACAGCACGGCCCGTTTGTGGGACGATGGCATCATCGATCCGGTCGATACGCGTCGCGTACTGGGGCTTAGTCTGCAGGCGGCTCTGAATCAACCGGTTGGCGAAACTCGTTTCGGTGTCTTCCGTATGTAG